One bacterium genomic window carries:
- a CDS encoding SAM-dependent chlorinase/fluorinase yields MLNNDFSGIVTLTTDFGQEDGYAGTMKGVILNQAPQTCIVDISHNIPAFNLRQAFIVLNAAFVYFPKGTIHVMIVDPGVGSSRRHILVHAAGHYFIGPDNGVLGRIAKLHNGQTWAMDFTSIGITSASSTFHGRDVYAVAAGKILNLGYRQLVTGFIDPVLLALPEPVKTKTGFDGEILYIDNFGNLVSNLRKEHLTNNSTLVIKDAIVPIVEYYSQLDFTAPGALLNSWGYIEICVKEAQASLMLGVTIGEKISIVNSNITEEKKK; encoded by the coding sequence ATGCTAAATAATGATTTCTCAGGGATTGTAACTCTAACGACAGATTTCGGACAGGAGGACGGTTATGCGGGGACGATGAAAGGAGTCATTCTTAATCAAGCTCCGCAAACCTGTATCGTAGATATATCACACAACATTCCGGCCTTTAACCTGCGACAGGCATTTATTGTTCTTAATGCAGCGTTCGTGTATTTTCCTAAGGGTACTATTCATGTCATGATTGTTGACCCCGGGGTCGGCTCCTCCCGCCGGCACATACTAGTTCATGCCGCAGGCCACTACTTTATAGGTCCGGATAACGGTGTTCTAGGCAGGATAGCGAAGCTTCATAATGGACAAACTTGGGCAATGGATTTCACAAGTATTGGTATTACAAGCGCTTCAAGCACATTCCACGGAAGGGATGTTTACGCCGTCGCCGCAGGCAAGATTCTGAATCTAGGATATCGGCAGCTTGTGACCGGGTTTATCGATCCGGTTTTACTCGCCCTACCAGAACCTGTAAAAACAAAAACCGGTTTCGATGGAGAGATACTATATATTGATAATTTCGGGAACCTGGTGTCCAACCTTCGTAAGGAACACCTCACGAATAACTCAACACTGGTCATTAAGGATGCTATTGTTCCAATCGTGGAATATTACTCTCAGTTGGATTTCACCGCTCCAGGTGCATTGTTGAACAGCTGGGGCTACATTGAGATATGTGTTAAAGAGGCGCAAGCCTCATTAATGTTGGGCGTTACAATAGGAGAAAAGATTTCGATTGTAAACTCCAATATAACGGAGGAGAAAAAGAAATGA
- a CDS encoding Hsp20/alpha crystallin family protein, whose amino-acid sequence MRKGQVYFFVNDSMVRGEDENFPRVDLFLTKEEVYLIAEVPGVSDKVLDVKILKERVEIRGVRHEPESCASATQFYKLESFYGTFERKIVLPCEVDPSQAQVKLKDGILEIRIPRHVPRIVEIPVE is encoded by the coding sequence ATGAGAAAGGGTCAAGTATACTTCTTTGTTAACGATTCCATGGTAAGGGGTGAGGATGAGAACTTTCCAAGAGTAGATCTATTCCTGACTAAAGAAGAGGTTTATCTTATAGCGGAGGTCCCAGGTGTTTCGGACAAGGTGCTGGATGTTAAAATACTCAAAGAGCGGGTAGAGATTCGAGGCGTAAGACACGAGCCTGAATCATGCGCGTCTGCGACTCAGTTTTACAAACTGGAGTCCTTTTACGGCACATTTGAGCGCAAGATTGTCCTGCCTTGTGAAGTAGACCCTTCACAAGCGCAGGTAAAATTGAAAGACGGTATTCTTGAGATTAGGATTCCGAGGCATGTTCCGCGGATAGTAGAGATTCCGGTAGAATAA
- the lon gene encoding endopeptidase La, translating to MSFNDSLTIPEILPILPIKGGVIFPNLATGLAISNPSITKLIDDTLSSHKIVCIVTQRNPEIENPSPEDLFQVGVVSMVLKMRRYPDDTLRIFVQGMQRGQVEKFIQREPYLTAKVKIVREVESHDTATEALMRNVIGSFQKLVAMVPYLSEDLMSIVLNIREPNKLADFVASYVNFDVSEKQSLLETFAAKDRLKRLDSLLAKEIGILELGVKIRERVKGEVDKSQREYFLREQLKAIREELGESDERTVEVEELRAKIEAKNMPKEAKDTALKELDRLRIMPPAAAEYTVVRTYLDWLLALPWEESTEDNLDIKRARKILDEDHYDLEKIKERLLEYLAVRKLKPDSKGPILCFIGPPGVGKTSLGRSIARALGRKFVRLSLGGVHDEAEIRGHRRTYVGALPGRILQSIRTAGSNNPVFMLDEIDKVGADFRGDPSSALLEVLDPEQNFSFSDHYLEVPYDLSKVMFIATGNVLQTIIPALRDRMEVIELPGYIDVEKLEIAKNYLVRRQLDQVGLKPSDVEFNDEAILEIIKGYTREAGVRNLEREIGSVIRKIARRHAEGNKRKVKVSDSRSIASFLGPRKFYAEIAAREGTVGVSTGLAWTPVGGEILFIEATCMPGSKGLVLTGSLGDVMKESAQAALSFLRSHYEEIGLDELDLSKNDLHIHIPSGAIPKDGPSAGLALTSALYSLFSGKAIDPRIAMTGEITLTGRVLPIGGVKEKVLGAKRAGITTIILPQENKKDLDEIPDHVRKGLDFHFVKTIKAALKLLFPEGRDIPIKKIKK from the coding sequence ATAAGCTTTAACGATTCGCTGACGATACCTGAGATATTGCCTATCCTGCCCATAAAAGGCGGAGTTATATTTCCCAATCTGGCTACGGGTTTGGCGATTTCGAATCCTTCAATAACAAAGCTGATAGATGACACGCTCTCCTCGCATAAGATAGTATGCATTGTCACTCAAAGGAACCCTGAAATCGAGAACCCATCACCGGAGGATTTGTTTCAGGTAGGCGTCGTTTCTATGGTTCTGAAGATGAGAAGGTATCCTGATGATACACTGCGGATTTTTGTTCAGGGTATGCAGAGGGGGCAGGTAGAAAAGTTCATTCAACGTGAGCCTTATCTTACCGCAAAAGTCAAGATCGTAAGGGAGGTTGAAAGCCACGATACGGCCACAGAGGCTCTGATGCGCAACGTAATAGGTTCGTTCCAGAAACTTGTGGCAATGGTTCCATACCTTTCAGAGGATCTTATGTCCATAGTTCTCAATATCAGAGAACCCAATAAATTGGCCGACTTTGTTGCCTCATACGTAAACTTCGACGTTAGCGAAAAACAGAGCCTTTTAGAAACCTTTGCCGCCAAGGACAGGCTGAAGAGGCTTGATTCTCTTTTAGCAAAAGAAATAGGAATTCTCGAACTTGGAGTTAAAATAAGGGAACGCGTCAAGGGTGAAGTAGACAAATCCCAGAGGGAATACTTCTTGCGGGAGCAACTTAAAGCCATAAGAGAGGAGTTGGGTGAATCGGACGAAAGAACCGTTGAAGTAGAGGAACTCAGGGCTAAGATTGAAGCCAAGAATATGCCCAAGGAGGCCAAGGATACGGCTTTGAAAGAGCTGGACAGACTGCGAATAATGCCTCCGGCTGCGGCGGAGTATACAGTCGTTCGAACTTATCTGGACTGGCTGCTTGCCCTTCCCTGGGAGGAGTCCACTGAGGACAATCTTGATATCAAGCGCGCCAGAAAAATTCTTGATGAAGATCATTACGATCTTGAAAAAATCAAGGAACGTCTGCTTGAGTATCTTGCCGTAAGAAAACTCAAACCCGATTCCAAGGGGCCAATCTTGTGCTTTATTGGCCCTCCCGGCGTCGGTAAAACCTCGCTCGGACGCTCCATTGCGCGTGCGCTTGGCCGGAAGTTTGTTCGTCTTTCGCTCGGCGGAGTACACGATGAAGCAGAGATCCGCGGTCACCGCAGAACGTACGTAGGAGCGCTTCCTGGAAGGATTCTTCAGAGTATAAGGACTGCAGGTTCCAATAATCCCGTTTTCATGCTTGATGAAATAGACAAGGTAGGCGCCGATTTCCGAGGTGATCCGTCTTCCGCTCTTCTGGAAGTTCTTGACCCTGAACAGAATTTTTCTTTTTCCGACCACTATCTTGAAGTTCCCTACGATCTCTCAAAGGTCATGTTTATTGCTACGGGTAATGTGCTCCAAACCATAATCCCTGCTCTGCGCGATCGTATGGAGGTAATCGAGCTTCCAGGATACATAGACGTTGAAAAGCTTGAGATAGCCAAAAACTATCTGGTTCGGCGTCAGCTTGACCAGGTGGGCCTTAAACCTTCTGATGTCGAGTTTAATGATGAGGCAATACTCGAGATTATCAAAGGCTATACCCGAGAAGCGGGTGTCCGTAATCTCGAAAGGGAGATAGGTTCAGTTATCCGCAAGATTGCCAGGCGACATGCGGAAGGTAATAAAAGAAAAGTCAAGGTATCAGACTCAAGAAGTATTGCTTCTTTTCTCGGGCCCCGCAAGTTTTATGCAGAAATAGCTGCAAGAGAGGGGACTGTGGGCGTTTCTACCGGTCTTGCCTGGACGCCTGTAGGCGGCGAGATTCTTTTCATAGAAGCTACCTGCATGCCCGGTTCAAAAGGTCTTGTGTTGACCGGTTCTCTTGGTGACGTTATGAAGGAGTCGGCTCAAGCGGCATTATCGTTTCTTCGAAGTCACTATGAGGAGATAGGACTCGATGAGCTTGACCTTTCTAAAAATGATCTTCATATTCATATACCTTCGGGCGCGATACCGAAAGATGGTCCATCCGCTGGTCTTGCCTTAACATCTGCGCTTTATTCCTTGTTTTCAGGTAAGGCCATTGATCCCCGTATCGCCATGACAGGAGAGATTACTTTGACCGGCCGCGTACTGCCCATAGGCGGAGTCAAGGAGAAAGTGCTTGGTGCAAAGAGGGCAGGTATTACAACTATCATTCTTCCTCAGGAGAACAAGAAGGATCTCGACGAGATTCCTGACCACGTGCGTAAAGGGCTTGATTTCCATTTCGTCAAGACAATAAAGGCGGCCTTAAAGCTCCTGTTCCCGGAAGGTCGTGACATTCCAATAAAAAAAATCAAAAAATAG
- a CDS encoding methyltransferase domain-containing protein, with translation MDWNTERVVPKEMDVVASDIQRISLKNHLERYHVSSQWLKKRFNGHNARILDIGCGTGFGSEILAEAGEVLGVDFDSEAIEYANRHYKTSRTSFIVGDAEDKKFLESLGAFDAIVSLETIEHLKDHRAYLGWVAGSLRAGGAFVVSFPSTLTMDWAAPHHKRDISRRAARRLFKKGKFSILDKHKQDYKLDMRDVIFETKHNRAMPTPPLKQWIKIYLTHPRLFLMRLYQISIGGGVLIAHQQYLLEPKKNHHG, from the coding sequence TTGGACTGGAATACAGAAAGGGTGGTGCCCAAGGAGATGGATGTAGTCGCAAGCGACATTCAGCGCATTTCACTAAAAAACCATCTTGAACGATACCATGTGTCCTCTCAATGGCTGAAAAAGAGATTCAACGGCCATAATGCCAGGATTCTGGATATAGGTTGCGGAACCGGGTTCGGATCCGAGATACTCGCAGAAGCAGGCGAGGTTCTGGGCGTCGACTTCGATTCCGAAGCCATCGAATATGCAAATCGTCATTATAAAACATCAAGGACTTCCTTTATCGTGGGAGATGCCGAAGATAAAAAATTTCTTGAAAGCCTCGGCGCATTTGATGCAATAGTAAGTCTTGAGACAATCGAGCATCTTAAAGACCACCGGGCATATCTAGGATGGGTTGCCGGTTCGCTCAGAGCAGGCGGCGCTTTTGTGGTATCGTTTCCTTCCACCCTTACCATGGATTGGGCTGCACCTCATCACAAGCGTGATATTTCAAGAAGAGCGGCAAGACGTCTTTTTAAGAAGGGGAAGTTTTCGATCCTGGATAAACATAAGCAAGATTACAAGCTCGATATGCGGGATGTTATCTTCGAGACAAAGCACAATAGGGCAATGCCTACTCCGCCTTTGAAGCAGTGGATTAAGATATACCTGACACATCCGCGTCTCTTTTTGATGAGGCTCTATCAGATAAGTATTGGGGGAGGGGTGTTGATAGCTCATCAGCAGTATCTTTTGGAACCTAAAAAAAACCATCATGGTTGA
- a CDS encoding methyltransferase domain-containing protein, with product MAGITERVYPKEMDAHAMDNIQGIMYKVFTTRYKVARDWLRSHFGSREIRILDIACGSGYGSEILSDLGEVTGVDIDKETVEYARKNYSNGRTAFLEGNADDASFLRTLGHFDAVVSLATVEHVAEPYSYMNWIRKAIGPRGAAVVCFPSVVTMDWAAPHHKRDISKPTARKLFYNTGFEIKKSFYQNHKLDIRNLINEVSHDDNQIPVPRLKEWAKYFLLNPHHLLLRIYEITIGGGVHFGDQEYLLLPKPEAEFDAIKVRGSRPGLEESYG from the coding sequence ATGGCTGGAATAACCGAAAGAGTATATCCTAAAGAAATGGATGCCCATGCCATGGATAATATCCAGGGCATTATGTATAAAGTATTTACGACCCGTTACAAAGTTGCCAGGGATTGGTTAAGGAGCCATTTTGGCTCACGCGAGATAAGGATTTTAGATATCGCCTGCGGCTCGGGCTACGGTTCAGAAATCCTTTCTGACCTTGGAGAAGTTACAGGTGTGGATATTGATAAAGAGACCGTTGAGTACGCGCGTAAAAACTATAGCAATGGTCGAACTGCTTTTCTTGAAGGCAATGCGGATGATGCGTCTTTTCTTAGAACCCTTGGTCATTTTGATGCTGTAGTAAGTCTGGCAACTGTCGAGCACGTTGCAGAACCTTATTCATACATGAACTGGATAAGAAAGGCAATAGGCCCAAGAGGGGCAGCAGTCGTGTGTTTCCCTTCGGTCGTTACTATGGATTGGGCTGCGCCTCATCATAAGCGTGATATATCGAAACCGACGGCAAGAAAGTTGTTCTACAACACGGGATTTGAAATCAAGAAGAGCTTTTATCAAAATCACAAACTGGATATCAGAAATCTTATAAATGAAGTCTCCCACGATGATAATCAGATACCTGTGCCCAGGCTGAAAGAATGGGCAAAATATTTTCTGTTGAATCCTCATCATTTGTTGTTGAGAATCTACGAAATCACAATCGGCGGCGGGGTACATTTCGGAGACCAGGAGTATCTCCTGCTTCCGAAGCCCGAGGCTGAATTTGATGCGATAAAAGTGCGCGGATCCCGTCCTGGTTTGGAAGAGTCCTACGGATAG
- a CDS encoding GMP synthase subunit A gives MTNVRIDVVDNGGQWTHREWRMLRDLDIETNIIPNTTQPREIKADALVLSGGAPRIGSETLKLGLTGDYLDKLSIPILGICVGHQFIALHHGGKAGPAKVPEYGKAELIVTNPDDLFKGLPERFTVWESHNDEIYELPQGFSSLARSKDCEIEAMKHDSRPLYGVQFHPEVEHTDFHYEIFENFIEIVRSFKESK, from the coding sequence ATGACTAATGTCAGGATTGACGTTGTAGATAACGGAGGTCAGTGGACGCACCGCGAATGGCGCATGCTGAGAGACCTCGATATTGAAACCAACATAATTCCTAATACAACCCAGCCTAGAGAGATTAAAGCAGACGCGCTTGTTCTTTCAGGCGGCGCACCAAGAATAGGTTCCGAGACCCTCAAACTCGGTTTGACCGGCGATTATCTGGACAAACTTTCGATACCCATACTTGGGATATGCGTGGGGCACCAGTTCATAGCCTTGCACCACGGCGGCAAAGCAGGCCCGGCTAAAGTCCCTGAATATGGAAAAGCGGAATTAATTGTCACGAATCCTGATGATCTTTTCAAAGGACTCCCTGAACGCTTTACTGTTTGGGAATCGCATAATGACGAGATTTACGAACTGCCGCAAGGGTTCTCCTCTCTAGCTCGCTCTAAAGATTGTGAAATTGAGGCTATGAAACATGATTCACGACCCCTGTACGGAGTGCAGTTTCATCCGGAAGTCGAACACACCGATTTCCACTACGAGATATTCGAGAATTTCATAGAGATAGTAAGATCCTTTAAAGAATCAAAGTAA
- the guaA gene encoding glutamine-hydrolyzing GMP synthase subunit GuaA: MRDPQKFVDESIEKLRTEIKGTAIIACSGGVDSTTAAVLVNRAIAERLVTVFVDTGYLRKNEAGHVQNLLKDMGLNLRFVDASEEFYKALRGVTEPERKRKIIGNMFIKVFEREAEKVKADTLIQGTIAPDWIESGGQLRDVIKSHHNVGGLPEKMKMKLAEPLRDLYKDEVRKVARHMGLEIAEKQPFPGPGLAVRVLGDPTKERTAILREACAIVEEEIEHAASQGECELPWQYFAVLLPVKSVGVRGDVRAYGETVVVRAVQSLDGMTASASPLPFSLLERISVRITNSLLDVVRVAYDISHKPPGTIEWE, encoded by the coding sequence ATGAGAGACCCCCAAAAATTTGTGGATGAATCGATTGAGAAGCTTCGAACAGAGATAAAAGGAACCGCCATCATTGCCTGTTCGGGCGGCGTTGATTCGACAACAGCAGCCGTACTAGTCAATCGTGCTATTGCCGAAAGGCTCGTCACAGTCTTCGTGGATACTGGTTACCTGCGCAAGAATGAAGCAGGACATGTCCAGAATCTGCTTAAAGATATGGGGTTGAATCTTAGATTTGTCGACGCTTCCGAGGAGTTCTACAAGGCTCTGCGCGGCGTTACCGAACCCGAACGCAAACGCAAGATCATCGGCAACATGTTCATCAAAGTATTCGAGCGTGAGGCCGAGAAGGTCAAGGCGGATACATTGATCCAGGGAACTATCGCTCCGGACTGGATTGAGTCAGGCGGTCAGTTAAGGGACGTAATAAAATCCCATCACAATGTCGGCGGACTGCCCGAAAAGATGAAGATGAAGCTGGCAGAGCCTCTTAGAGACTTGTACAAGGATGAGGTTCGCAAGGTCGCAAGACACATGGGTCTTGAAATAGCTGAAAAGCAGCCGTTTCCAGGTCCCGGACTGGCTGTAAGGGTTCTCGGCGACCCTACGAAGGAGAGGACAGCAATACTGAGAGAGGCATGCGCTATTGTTGAGGAAGAGATTGAGCACGCTGCATCGCAAGGAGAATGTGAACTGCCGTGGCAGTACTTTGCGGTACTCTTACCGGTAAAGAGCGTCGGCGTCAGAGGCGACGTAAGGGCATACGGAGAAACCGTTGTTGTTCGCGCGGTTCAAAGTTTAGACGGGATGACGGCTTCAGCCTCCCCGCTCCCATTCTCCCTTTTGGAGCGTATAAGCGTACGTATAACAAACTCTCTTTTAGACGTCGTCAGGGTAGCATACGATATCTCCCATAAACCGCCGGGAACCATCGAATGGGAGTGA
- a CDS encoding alpha/beta hydrolase codes for MQTTAILLLCITGIGSNAGSSSLPDTNSGCFTSQDGLTLYYSRYLPYAIRGVVVYVTGITGLDSGVQTEFIDSLLAIGIGVYFLHPRGTGFSQGRRGDENIERFLSDYQDFADTLSVWHPEVPLFLFGHSMSGAFAIEIAARNSSTYAGIIAVNPAYKYKQNKGTGPQFGDYVKYAFYYIFAPGALVVDMAGDSSLIEHPEDAKETASRMKNNLVVKKFSMRYMAASKRIMNKCIIDARTLDLPLLLIYGEKDEIIEQSGHIELYDNWKSRDKTIIEVKDGGHGYHVVVWSLAKITDWFHARLN; via the coding sequence ATGCAAACCACTGCAATCCTTCTCTTATGCATAACCGGCATAGGTTCAAATGCAGGTTCGTCGTCGCTACCTGATACGAACTCAGGGTGTTTTACCAGCCAGGATGGGTTGACACTCTACTACTCGAGATATCTTCCTTATGCAATCCGTGGTGTAGTAGTATATGTTACGGGTATTACTGGACTCGATTCAGGTGTTCAGACAGAGTTTATTGACTCGCTGCTTGCCATCGGTATAGGTGTATACTTTCTTCATCCTCGTGGAACGGGATTCTCACAAGGCAGGAGGGGAGATGAGAATATCGAACGTTTTTTATCCGATTACCAGGATTTTGCTGATACCCTCAGCGTTTGGCATCCCGAAGTGCCGCTGTTTCTCTTCGGACACAGCATGAGCGGCGCATTCGCGATAGAGATTGCAGCGCGAAATTCTAGTACCTATGCCGGTATCATCGCAGTGAACCCGGCTTACAAATACAAACAAAACAAGGGAACAGGGCCGCAATTCGGTGACTACGTCAAGTACGCTTTTTATTACATCTTCGCGCCTGGCGCCCTTGTCGTCGATATGGCAGGAGATTCTTCTCTAATAGAGCATCCTGAGGACGCAAAGGAGACAGCCTCAAGAATGAAAAACAACCTTGTAGTAAAGAAATTCAGCATGCGTTATATGGCGGCATCCAAGAGAATCATGAACAAGTGTATTATCGATGCAAGAACTCTTGATCTACCTCTACTCCTAATTTATGGTGAAAAAGACGAGATCATTGAGCAATCCGGCCATATCGAGCTTTATGACAATTGGAAGTCGCGAGACAAAACCATTATTGAGGTTAAAGACGGAGGACACGGTTATCATGTTGTTGTTTGGAGTCTTGCAAAGATTACTGATTGGTTTCACGCAAGACTTAACTAA
- the surE gene encoding 5'/3'-nucleotidase SurE, translating into MTRKRILLTNDDGIDAQGIKTLEQALAGLGEIFVIAPREEQSGSSHSLTIGRPVKIEERDTRHIAIYGTPTDCVLLAHHSLMESNIDLVVSGINMGYNLADDVLYSGTVAAAMEGRILRYPSVAVSAARDHSTISRQSLEFIQEFCRMVLERGQPRFVSINLPQGNPKGVKVTRLGKRIYKDIVSRAKDSNGEWHLILSGEMASVSMEGSDTDAVDTGYISVTPLHLDLTGFSEMDELQDVLNTLSICNSFNCGQS; encoded by the coding sequence ATGACACGGAAAAGAATCCTTTTAACCAACGATGATGGAATCGATGCCCAAGGAATAAAGACTCTTGAACAGGCACTTGCCGGACTTGGAGAGATATTCGTTATCGCTCCGCGTGAAGAACAATCAGGTTCCTCTCACAGCCTTACCATAGGAAGGCCTGTAAAAATAGAGGAAAGGGATACCCGCCACATCGCTATCTACGGCACACCGACAGATTGCGTACTTCTTGCACACCACTCCTTAATGGAATCGAATATCGACTTGGTGGTTTCGGGCATAAACATGGGATACAATCTTGCCGATGATGTTCTTTATTCCGGAACTGTTGCGGCTGCCATGGAGGGTCGAATTCTTCGATATCCTTCGGTTGCCGTATCTGCAGCCAGGGATCACTCTACCATTTCCCGTCAATCATTGGAATTCATTCAGGAGTTCTGTCGAATGGTACTCGAACGTGGTCAACCAAGATTCGTGAGCATCAATCTTCCTCAGGGCAATCCAAAGGGTGTCAAGGTAACGCGGCTTGGAAAACGTATCTACAAGGATATCGTGAGCAGAGCCAAGGATTCCAATGGTGAGTGGCACCTTATTCTTTCTGGGGAGATGGCCTCAGTATCAATGGAGGGTTCCGATACCGACGCAGTCGATACAGGCTATATTTCGGTTACCCCTCTTCATCTCGATCTTACAGGTTTTTCAGAGATGGATGAGCTTCAGGACGTTTTGAATACATTATCCATCTGCAATTCATTTAACTGCGGACAATCCTGA
- a CDS encoding TGS domain-containing protein yields MPANLTPQYREADERYRRAITNEEKHAALKDMIALLPKHKGTEKMFADLKKKLSVLEKEMKSKPKTASSRRERMFNIPKQGAGQIAMLGSANSGKSSLFVALTGADSVIAEWPFSTQQPVVGMIAYENIQFQLIDMPPMILENTEPWEWGILRNADLVLALFESNDSDSQIPILKQELEKYGISKVIWIATKIDLLPDGPIPHFETKTLYVSAEQLVGLDEINQAIFENLEIVRVYTKQPGKEADFNDPVILKKGAILIDAAVHLHKDFAENLTFARLWNKTMEGIRVARDHVLEDGDIVEFHTK; encoded by the coding sequence ATGCCGGCTAATCTTACCCCCCAGTACAGGGAAGCGGATGAAAGATACCGCAGAGCGATAACGAACGAAGAAAAGCACGCCGCACTCAAGGATATGATTGCCCTTTTGCCGAAACACAAAGGCACCGAAAAGATGTTTGCCGATTTGAAAAAGAAGCTTTCTGTCCTCGAAAAAGAAATGAAATCCAAACCTAAAACGGCATCATCCCGGCGGGAAAGAATGTTCAACATACCCAAACAAGGCGCGGGTCAGATAGCCATGCTGGGCTCGGCTAACAGCGGCAAATCATCCCTATTCGTTGCACTTACAGGAGCCGATTCGGTTATTGCAGAATGGCCTTTCTCTACCCAGCAGCCGGTCGTGGGAATGATTGCTTACGAGAACATACAGTTTCAGCTTATCGATATGCCTCCGATGATTCTAGAAAACACAGAACCTTGGGAGTGGGGTATCTTGCGCAACGCCGACCTCGTACTTGCTCTTTTCGAATCCAATGATTCAGACTCACAAATTCCCATCCTTAAGCAGGAGTTGGAAAAATACGGAATATCAAAGGTCATTTGGATTGCTACAAAGATTGATTTGCTTCCCGATGGTCCAATCCCTCATTTTGAAACAAAAACCCTTTACGTTTCGGCGGAACAACTAGTAGGTCTGGATGAAATCAACCAAGCTATATTCGAGAATTTGGAGATTGTGCGTGTGTACACCAAACAACCAGGTAAGGAAGCCGATTTCAATGATCCCGTTATCCTCAAGAAAGGTGCAATCCTGATAGATGCGGCCGTTCACCTGCACAAGGATTTCGCCGAGAATCTTACGTTTGCAAGGCTCTGGAATAAAACAATGGAAGGCATTCGCGTTGCGCGCGACCACGTTCTTGAGGATGGTGATATCGTCGAGTTCCACACTAAATAA